In a genomic window of Pseudomonas putida:
- a CDS encoding valine--tRNA ligase — MDKTYQPHAIETSWYNTWESENYFAPQGAGESYTIMIPPPNVTGSLHMGHGFNNAIMDALIRFRRMQGRNTLWQPGTDHAGIATQMLVERQLEAQGQNRHDLGRDKFLEKVWEWKDQSGGNISRQIRRLGSSVDWSRERFTMDDGLSEAVKEAFVRLHEDGLIYRGKRLVNWDTKLHTAISDLEVENHDEKGFLWNLKYPLADGAKTAEGNDYLIVATTRPETMLGDSAVAVNPNDERYQALIGKFVELPLVGRRIPIIADDYCDPEFGTGCVKITPAHDFNDYEVGKRHNLPLLNIFDKNANVLPAVQAFNLDGTLNESIDGKIPAEYAGLERFEARKQIVAAFDAAGLLVSVNDHALKVPKGDRSGTIIEPWLTDQWYVSTKPLAEPAIAAVEDGRIQFVPKQYENMYFSWMRDIQDWCISRQLWWGHRIPAWYDESGKVYVGRDEAEVRAKHNIGPDVALQQDNDVLDTWFSSGLWTFSTLGWPEKTEFLKKFHSTDVLVTGFDIIFFWVARMIMLTMHLIKNEDGTPQVPFKTVYVHGLVRDGQGQKMSKSKGNVLDPLDIIDGIELETLVQKRTSGLMQPKLAKKIEKATREEFAEGIASYGTDALRFTFCSLASTGRDIKFDMGRVEGYRNFCNKIWNAARYVLDKGEDCGQNGEAYELSLADRWIISQLQRTEAEVTRQLDQFRFDLAAQALYEFIWNQYCDWYLELSKPVLWDENAPVERQRGTRRTLVRVLEVALRLAHPFMPFITEEIWQRIAPLAGIEGKTIMLQPWPVANEARIDQAAEDDIEWLKGLMLGTRNIRGEMNIGPGKPLPLFLKNVSAEDQRRLTENEALLKKLARLESITVLAAGEEAPLSATALVGEMEVLVPMAGLIDKGAELARLDKEIQRLQGEVQRVGGKLSNAGFVDKAPAEVIEKERAKLAEAEQALGKLAEQHARIASL, encoded by the coding sequence ATGGATAAGACCTACCAGCCGCACGCCATTGAAACTTCCTGGTACAACACCTGGGAGTCCGAGAATTACTTCGCCCCGCAAGGCGCGGGCGAGTCCTACACCATCATGATCCCGCCGCCGAACGTCACCGGCAGCCTGCATATGGGTCATGGCTTCAACAACGCGATCATGGACGCCCTGATCCGTTTCCGCCGCATGCAGGGTCGCAATACCCTGTGGCAGCCGGGTACCGACCACGCCGGTATCGCCACGCAAATGCTGGTGGAGCGTCAACTCGAAGCCCAGGGCCAGAATCGCCATGATCTGGGCCGCGACAAATTCCTCGAGAAAGTCTGGGAGTGGAAGGATCAGTCCGGCGGCAACATCAGCCGTCAGATCCGCCGCCTCGGTTCGTCCGTGGACTGGAGCCGCGAGCGCTTCACCATGGATGACGGTCTTTCCGAAGCCGTTAAAGAAGCCTTCGTGCGCCTGCACGAAGACGGTCTGATCTACCGCGGCAAGCGCCTGGTCAACTGGGACACCAAGCTGCACACGGCGATTTCCGACCTCGAAGTGGAAAACCACGACGAGAAAGGCTTCCTGTGGAACCTGAAGTACCCGCTGGCCGATGGCGCCAAAACCGCTGAAGGCAACGATTACCTGATCGTCGCGACCACGCGTCCGGAAACCATGCTCGGCGACTCCGCCGTAGCCGTTAACCCGAACGACGAACGCTACCAGGCCCTGATCGGCAAATTCGTCGAGCTGCCGCTGGTCGGCCGCCGCATCCCGATCATCGCCGACGATTACTGCGATCCTGAATTCGGCACCGGCTGCGTGAAAATCACCCCGGCCCACGATTTCAACGACTACGAAGTCGGCAAGCGCCACAACCTGCCGCTGCTGAACATCTTCGACAAGAACGCCAACGTTCTGCCTGCGGTCCAGGCGTTCAACCTCGACGGCACGCTGAACGAGAGCATCGACGGCAAGATCCCGGCCGAATACGCAGGCCTTGAGCGTTTCGAAGCGCGCAAGCAGATCGTCGCCGCCTTCGACGCCGCAGGCCTGTTGGTCAGCGTCAACGATCACGCCCTGAAAGTGCCGAAAGGCGACCGCTCCGGCACCATCATCGAGCCGTGGCTGACCGACCAGTGGTACGTCTCCACCAAGCCGCTGGCCGAGCCTGCGATCGCCGCCGTTGAAGACGGCCGCATCCAGTTCGTGCCCAAGCAGTACGAAAACATGTACTTCTCGTGGATGCGTGACATCCAGGACTGGTGCATCAGCCGTCAGTTGTGGTGGGGCCACCGCATTCCGGCCTGGTACGACGAGTCGGGCAAAGTTTACGTCGGTCGCGACGAAGCCGAAGTGCGCGCCAAGCACAACATCGGTCCTGATGTTGCGCTGCAACAGGACAACGACGTCCTCGACACCTGGTTCAGCTCGGGCCTGTGGACCTTCTCCACCCTGGGCTGGCCGGAAAAGACCGAGTTCCTGAAGAAATTCCACTCCACCGACGTGCTGGTCACTGGCTTCGACATCATTTTCTTCTGGGTCGCCCGGATGATCATGCTGACCATGCACCTGATCAAGAACGAGGACGGCACCCCGCAGGTTCCGTTCAAGACCGTTTACGTGCACGGTCTGGTGCGTGATGGCCAGGGCCAGAAGATGTCCAAGTCCAAGGGCAACGTCCTGGACCCGCTGGACATCATCGACGGTATCGAACTCGAAACCCTCGTGCAGAAGCGCACCTCGGGCCTGATGCAGCCGAAACTGGCGAAGAAGATCGAGAAGGCGACCCGCGAGGAGTTCGCCGAGGGTATCGCCAGCTACGGCACCGACGCCCTGCGCTTCACCTTCTGCTCGCTGGCGTCCACCGGTCGCGACATCAAGTTCGACATGGGCCGCGTCGAAGGCTATCGCAACTTCTGCAACAAGATCTGGAACGCTGCGCGCTACGTGTTGGACAAGGGCGAAGACTGCGGCCAGAACGGCGAAGCCTACGAGCTGTCGCTGGCTGATCGCTGGATCATTTCCCAGCTGCAACGCACCGAAGCCGAAGTGACCCGCCAGCTGGATCAATTCCGTTTCGACCTGGCCGCACAAGCCTTGTACGAGTTCATCTGGAACCAGTATTGCGACTGGTACCTGGAACTCTCCAAGCCTGTGCTGTGGGACGAGAACGCGCCGGTCGAGCGTCAGCGCGGCACCCGTCGCACGCTGGTTCGCGTACTGGAAGTGGCCCTGCGCCTGGCGCACCCGTTCATGCCATTCATCACCGAAGAAATCTGGCAGCGCATCGCGCCGCTGGCCGGTATCGAAGGCAAGACCATCATGCTGCAGCCCTGGCCAGTGGCCAACGAAGCACGCATCGATCAGGCCGCCGAAGACGACATTGAATGGCTCAAGGGCCTGATGCTCGGCACACGCAACATTCGTGGCGAAATGAACATCGGCCCGGGCAAACCGCTGCCGCTGTTCCTGAAGAACGTCAGCGCCGAGGATCAGCGTCGCCTGACCGAAAACGAAGCACTGCTGAAGAAACTGGCACGCCTGGAATCGATCACCGTGTTGGCCGCTGGCGAAGAAGCACCACTGTCCGCCACCGCACTGGTCGGCGAGATGGAAGTGCTGGTGCCAATGGCCGGCCTGATCGACAAGGGTGCGGAACTGGCGCGCCTGGACAAGGAAATCCAGCGCCTGCAAGGCGAAGTGCAACGCGTTGGCGGCAAGCTGTCGAACGCTGGCTTCGTCGATAAGGCACCCGCTGAAGTGATCGAGAAGGAACGCGCCAAACTGGCCGAGGCTGAACAGGCCCTGGGCAAGCTGGCGGAGCAACATGCGCGGATTGCCAGTCTGTAA
- the rlmF gene encoding 23S rRNA (adenine(1618)-N(6))-methyltransferase RlmF translates to MNTPRTPKPARKKPDTKTQAKAVEPREKASLHPRNRHQGRYDFPALIKSTPELGKFVIINPYGKESIDFASPEAVRVFNRALLKAFYGIAHWDIPADYLCPPVPGRADYVHFLADLLASGNDGVIPRGAAVKVLDVGTGANCVYPLIGHSDYRWHFLGSDIDATAIAAAKTIIAANGLNKAIQIRQQSNRKQILLGLLESDERFDLTMCNPPFHSSLEEATRGSSRKWRALGKADPKRKLPVLNFGGQAAELWCEGGEVRFVTQLISESAQVGQQVLWFSTLVSKASNLPAMQTALKKAGALESHVVEMSQGQKQSRFVAWTFQTPAQQQVWRERWTQKSL, encoded by the coding sequence ATGAACACCCCTCGTACCCCCAAACCCGCGCGTAAAAAGCCCGACACGAAGACCCAGGCCAAAGCCGTGGAGCCTCGGGAAAAGGCCAGCCTGCACCCGCGCAATCGCCATCAGGGTCGCTACGACTTTCCCGCGCTGATCAAAAGCACGCCGGAATTGGGCAAGTTCGTGATCATCAATCCGTACGGCAAGGAAAGCATCGACTTCGCCAGCCCCGAGGCGGTGCGGGTGTTCAATCGGGCGCTGCTCAAGGCGTTCTACGGTATCGCCCATTGGGACATTCCCGCCGACTACCTGTGCCCACCGGTGCCGGGACGTGCCGACTACGTGCACTTCCTCGCCGACCTGCTGGCCAGCGGCAATGATGGTGTGATCCCCCGTGGCGCCGCCGTGAAGGTGCTGGACGTGGGTACCGGCGCCAACTGCGTGTATCCGCTGATCGGCCATAGCGATTACCGCTGGCATTTCCTCGGCTCCGACATCGACGCCACCGCCATCGCCGCCGCCAAAACCATCATTGCGGCCAACGGCCTGAACAAGGCCATCCAGATTCGCCAGCAAAGCAACCGCAAGCAGATTCTCCTGGGCCTGTTGGAGAGCGATGAACGGTTCGACCTGACGATGTGCAATCCACCGTTCCATTCATCCCTGGAAGAGGCCACCCGTGGCAGCAGCCGCAAATGGCGCGCGCTGGGCAAGGCCGATCCGAAGCGCAAGCTACCGGTACTGAATTTCGGTGGGCAGGCAGCTGAATTGTGGTGCGAGGGCGGCGAGGTGCGCTTCGTCACGCAATTGATCAGCGAGAGCGCACAGGTGGGGCAACAGGTGTTGTGGTTCAGCACCCTGGTGTCGAAAGCCTCGAACCTGCCGGCGATGCAAACCGCACTGAAAAAGGCCGGCGCGCTGGAGAGCCATGTGGTGGAGATGTCACAAGGTCAGAAGCAGAGTCGATTCGTAGCGTGGACCTTCCAGACCCCGGCTCAACAGCAAGTTTGGCGCGAGCGCTGGACGCAAAAATCCCTGTAG
- a CDS encoding HU family DNA-binding protein, producing the protein MALTKDQLIADIAEAIDAPKTTARNALDQLGQIVADQLENGGEITLPGIGKLKVTERPARTGRNPSTGAAIEIPAKKVIKLVVAKALTDSVNK; encoded by the coding sequence ATGGCTCTTACTAAAGACCAACTGATCGCCGACATCGCTGAAGCCATCGACGCGCCAAAAACCACCGCGCGTAACGCTCTGGACCAACTGGGCCAAATCGTTGCCGATCAGCTGGAAAACGGCGGCGAAATCACCCTGCCAGGCATCGGCAAACTGAAAGTGACTGAGCGTCCTGCCCGCACCGGCCGTAACCCTTCGACCGGCGCTGCCATCGAAATCCCTGCCAAGAAAGTGATCAAGCTGGTTGTGGCCAAAGCCCTGACCGACTCTGTGAACAAGTAA
- the yejK gene encoding nucleoid-associated protein YejK — MPIRHCIVHLIDKKPDGTPAVLHARDSELAESAAIENMLADLNESYNAKQGKAWGLFHPESGAFPFSGWLKEYLEGGQDFTAFSRVAVEHLQKLMEESNLSVGGHVLFAHYQQGMTDYLAIALLHHSEGVAVTDELDVTPSRHLDLGQLHLAARINVSEWQNNKQSKQYISFIKGKNGKKVSEYFRDFIGCQEGVDGPGETRTLLKAFSDFVESEDLPEDSAREKTKTLVDYASSQAKLGEPMGLEELSELIDEERPKAFYDHIRNKDYGLSPEIPADKRTLNQFRRFTGRAEGLSISFEAHLLGSKIEYDEEAGTLIIKGLPTSLTDQLKRRS; from the coding sequence ATGCCGATCCGTCATTGCATCGTCCACCTGATCGACAAAAAACCCGACGGCACCCCCGCAGTTCTCCACGCTCGCGATTCTGAGCTGGCCGAGTCCGCCGCCATCGAGAACATGCTTGCCGACCTCAATGAGAGCTACAACGCCAAACAGGGCAAAGCCTGGGGCCTGTTTCATCCGGAGTCCGGCGCCTTCCCCTTCAGCGGCTGGCTGAAGGAATACCTCGAGGGCGGCCAGGACTTCACCGCCTTCAGCCGCGTGGCGGTGGAGCATCTGCAAAAACTGATGGAAGAGTCGAACCTCTCGGTGGGTGGCCATGTGCTGTTCGCGCATTATCAGCAAGGCATGACCGACTACCTGGCCATCGCCCTGCTGCACCACAGCGAAGGCGTGGCAGTGACCGACGAACTGGACGTGACCCCGTCCCGTCACCTGGACCTGGGCCAACTGCATCTGGCAGCGCGCATCAACGTTTCCGAGTGGCAGAACAACAAGCAGTCCAAGCAGTACATTTCGTTCATCAAGGGCAAGAACGGCAAGAAGGTCTCGGAATATTTCCGCGACTTTATCGGCTGCCAGGAAGGCGTGGATGGCCCCGGCGAAACCCGCACCCTGCTCAAGGCCTTCAGTGACTTCGTCGAAAGCGAAGACTTGCCGGAAGACTCCGCCCGGGAAAAAACCAAGACCCTGGTGGATTACGCCAGCAGCCAGGCCAAGCTCGGCGAGCCCATGGGCCTGGAAGAACTGTCGGAGCTGATCGACGAAGAACGCCCGAAAGCCTTCTACGATCACATTCGCAACAAGGACTACGGCCTGTCACCGGAAATCCCGGCCGACAAGCGCACCCTGAACCAGTTCCGCCGCTTCACCGGTCGCGCCGAAGGCTTGTCCATCAGCTTCGAAGCGCACCTGCTGGGTTCGAAGATCGAATATGACGAAGAAGCCGGGACCCTGATCATCAAAGGCCTGCCAACGTCACTGACCGATCAGCTCAAGCGTCGCAGCTGA
- a CDS encoding glutaredoxin family protein — protein sequence MLGNVLKKFLLILLVVVVYQNWGKIERVFNPSQMVSEQTQATAKVVLYSTEWCGYCKLTRRFLDQKGIPYKEFDIEKDAEARKAYQALGGGGIPFIDVNGTLIRKYDPDAILAALK from the coding sequence ATGCTGGGCAATGTGCTGAAGAAATTCCTGCTGATCCTGCTCGTGGTCGTGGTTTATCAGAACTGGGGCAAGATCGAGCGGGTGTTCAACCCGTCGCAAATGGTGTCCGAGCAGACGCAGGCCACGGCCAAAGTCGTGCTCTACAGCACCGAATGGTGCGGCTACTGCAAACTGACCCGGCGCTTTCTCGACCAGAAAGGCATTCCGTACAAGGAATTCGATATCGAGAAAGACGCCGAGGCACGCAAGGCCTATCAGGCGCTGGGCGGCGGCGGGATTCCGTTCATCGATGTGAACGGAACGCTGATTCGCAAGTACGACCCGGATGCGATTCTGGCGGCCCTGAAATAA
- a CDS encoding glutathione S-transferase family protein, producing MSELILHHYPTSLFAEKARLLLGFKGLSWRSVKISPVMPKPDLTALTGGYRKTPVLQIGADIYCDTALIARRLEREKALPAFFPEGQEMIAASFAAWADSVVFQHAVSLVFQPESIAARFGHLPQEAIKAFVADRAALFSGGSATRLSAEQAKHQWPTIMARLEQQLQREEGDYLFGEPSIADFAMAHPLWFLKATPVTAPYVDSYPAVAAWLARVLGFGHGASSEMTSEEALAVARDSIPAALPDEQFVDPNGFKAGQQVVIAATDYGVDPVAGELLFAGSEELILRREDPRGGVVHVHFPRFGFHIETR from the coding sequence ATGTCCGAATTGATTCTTCATCATTACCCGACGTCCCTCTTTGCCGAAAAGGCCCGCCTGCTGTTGGGCTTCAAAGGCCTGTCCTGGCGCTCGGTGAAGATCTCGCCGGTGATGCCAAAACCCGACCTGACGGCGCTGACCGGTGGCTACCGCAAGACGCCGGTGTTGCAGATTGGCGCGGATATCTATTGCGATACGGCCTTGATCGCTCGCCGGCTGGAGCGGGAAAAGGCCCTGCCGGCGTTCTTCCCGGAAGGTCAGGAAATGATCGCTGCCAGCTTCGCCGCGTGGGCCGATTCGGTGGTGTTCCAGCACGCAGTCAGCCTGGTGTTTCAGCCGGAATCGATTGCCGCACGTTTTGGCCACTTGCCGCAGGAGGCGATCAAGGCGTTTGTGGCGGATCGCGCCGCGCTGTTCAGTGGCGGCAGCGCTACCAGGTTGAGCGCTGAGCAAGCCAAGCATCAATGGCCCACGATCATGGCGCGGTTGGAGCAACAGCTGCAGCGCGAGGAGGGTGACTACCTGTTTGGTGAACCCTCGATTGCCGATTTCGCCATGGCGCATCCGCTGTGGTTCCTCAAGGCCACACCGGTCACGGCACCCTATGTGGATAGCTATCCGGCGGTGGCGGCCTGGTTGGCTCGGGTGTTGGGTTTCGGTCATGGCGCGTCGAGTGAGATGACCTCGGAAGAGGCGCTGGCGGTTGCACGTGACTCCATACCCGCCGCATTGCCGGATGAGCAGTTTGTCGATCCGAATGGATTCAAGGCTGGCCAGCAGGTGGTGATCGCCGCGACTGACTATGGCGTAGATCCGGTGGCCGGGGAGTTGTTGTTTGCCGGTAGCGAGGAGCTGATCCTGCGCCGCGAAGATCCGCGTGGCGGTGTGGTGCATGTGCACTTTCCGCGTTTCGGTTTCCACATCGAAACCCGGTAA